In one window of Danaus plexippus chromosome 7, MEX_DaPlex, whole genome shotgun sequence DNA:
- the LOC116770578 gene encoding heme transporter hrg1-A-like, translated as MLRTKIHIALSALGAVIGLSAFICFCIVYANIEAGMWALLSAIHASLSLMIHCHYLKESLHVNFSRKALQYIGDFGIIGFVSGAALTLFYLFLEIYYKADVLPIQTSIIIRMIWSFMMMKWGLLLYIFTKKYLRTYNDHQLFSENPNIEET; from the exons atgttacgTACTAAAATTCATATAGCGTTAAGTGCTTTAGGAGCTGTTATAGGTTTGTCagcatttatatgtttttgcaTAGTTTACGCAAACATCGAAGCCGGAATGTGGGCGTTATTATCCG ctATACATGCTTCCCTTAGTCTAATGATACATTGTCATTATTTAAAGGAAAGCTTACACGTCAACTTTTCTAGGAAAGCGCTTCAATATATAGGAGATTTTGGAATTATTGGTTTTGTGTCCGGCGCTGCATTGACACTGTTCTACCTGTTTCTAGAAATCTACTATAAGGCTG ATGTTCTTCCAATACAAACAAGCATAATTATTCGGATGATATGGTCCTTCATGATGATGAAGTGGGGTCTCTTGCTTTATATATTCACTAAAAAGTATCTACGAACCTATAACGATCACCAGCTCTTCTCGGAAAATCCTAATATTGAAGAgacataa
- the LOC116770842 gene encoding zinc finger protein 616-like isoform X1 — MSINLCRVCLATGATLPIFDKEESVLNIQANLAICLKEKVEDRDGYPRFICVVCNQILYEFCKFINKYRETCKLLEKGLDIVKEENKDDFICNEATNEEVAICSVKKDKEQNNVFETKKQQEPLKKILYVKLERLELPTKNKPSVRRCLEVSNKIASSILEGEFSWNGTEWCVSSDSIKNKVVKPKQSRNNKRKELKIPIVNIRKPKPPKLCDLCGEVFKSHERLTVHKKRAHNCERSQCKYCSKMFNASYDLKRHILRRHETKKNFVCAICGRGFAFNGELTTHHKNVHEKHLKLKKNFKCKFCSKTYKCYKSVVIHERSAHTGYRPAVCTVCDSRFFHEEYLKEHMRLHTGETPFKCPICKRGYAQRGNMKSHMKTHKKSELDEDTLRKLRPNYLKLLKT; from the exons ATGTCAATTAATTTGTGCAGAGTTTGTCTTGCAACTGGAGCAACTCTACCTATTTTTGATAAAGAAgaaagtgttttaaatatacaggCTAACTTAGCGATATGCTTAAAAGAAAAG GTTGAAGACCGAGATGGCTACCCCAGATTTATATGTGTAGTatgtaatcaaatattatatgagttttgtaagtttataaataaatatagagagACATGCAAACTACTGGAAAAGGGTTTAGATATAGTAAAAGAGGAAAATAAAGATGATTTCATCTGCAATGAAGCCACAAATGAAGAAGTTGCAATTTGTTCTGTTAAGAAAGACAAAGaacaaaacaatgtatttGAGACTAAAAAGCAACAAGAacctttaaagaaaattttatatgtaaagttaGAAAGACTGGAATTACCAACGAAGAATAAACCTTCTGTAAGAAGATGCTTAGAAGTATCTAATAAAATTGCATCTTCCATTTTAGAAGGTGAATTCTCATGGAACGGAACTGAATGGTG TGTGTCGTCCgacagtattaaaaataaagtagtcAAGCCAAAACAATCACGCAATAATAAAAGGAAAGAGCTGAAAATaccaattgtaaatataaggaAACCAAAGCCACCAAAATTGTGTGATCTGTGTGGAGAGGTTTTTAAATCCCACGAAAGGTTGACCGTTCACAAGAAGAGAGCCCATAATTGTGAACGCTCACAATGTAAATATTgctcaaaaatgtttaatgccAGTTACGACCTCAAAAGACACATACTGAGGAGACATGAGACAAAGAAGAATTTTGTATGTGCAATTTGTGGCAGAGGGTTCGCTTTTAATGGAGAACTGACTACACACCATAAAAATGTACATGAGAAACATCTGAaacttaaaaagaattttaaatgtaaattttgtagcaagacatataaatgttataagtcGGTCGTTATTCATGAACGATCTGCTCACACAG GCTATAGACCAGCGGTCTGTACGGTATGTGATTCAAGATTTTTCcatgaagaatatttaaagGAACATATGCGTCTTCACACTGGAGAAACACCCTTCAAGTGTCCAATTTGCAAAAGAGGTTACGCTCAAAGAGGCAATATGAAGAGTCACATGAAAACTCACAAAAAATCTGAACTTGATGAAGATACTCTGAGAAAATTAAGGCCCAATTatcttaaactattaaaaacatag
- the LOC116770842 gene encoding zinc finger protein 28 homolog isoform X2, whose product MSINLCRVCLATGATLPIFDKEESVLNIQANLAICLKEKVEDRDGYPRFICVVCNQILYEFCKFINKYRETCKLLEKGLDIVKEENKDDFICNEATNEEVAICSVKKDKEQNNVFETKKQQEPLKKILYVKLERLELPTKNKPSVRRCLEVSNKIASSILEGEFSWNGTECVSSDSIKNKVVKPKQSRNNKRKELKIPIVNIRKPKPPKLCDLCGEVFKSHERLTVHKKRAHNCERSQCKYCSKMFNASYDLKRHILRRHETKKNFVCAICGRGFAFNGELTTHHKNVHEKHLKLKKNFKCKFCSKTYKCYKSVVIHERSAHTGYRPAVCTVCDSRFFHEEYLKEHMRLHTGETPFKCPICKRGYAQRGNMKSHMKTHKKSELDEDTLRKLRPNYLKLLKT is encoded by the exons ATGTCAATTAATTTGTGCAGAGTTTGTCTTGCAACTGGAGCAACTCTACCTATTTTTGATAAAGAAgaaagtgttttaaatatacaggCTAACTTAGCGATATGCTTAAAAGAAAAG GTTGAAGACCGAGATGGCTACCCCAGATTTATATGTGTAGTatgtaatcaaatattatatgagttttgtaagtttataaataaatatagagagACATGCAAACTACTGGAAAAGGGTTTAGATATAGTAAAAGAGGAAAATAAAGATGATTTCATCTGCAATGAAGCCACAAATGAAGAAGTTGCAATTTGTTCTGTTAAGAAAGACAAAGaacaaaacaatgtatttGAGACTAAAAAGCAACAAGAacctttaaagaaaattttatatgtaaagttaGAAAGACTGGAATTACCAACGAAGAATAAACCTTCTGTAAGAAGATGCTTAGAAGTATCTAATAAAATTGCATCTTCCATTTTAGAAGGTGAATTCTCATGGAACGGAACTGAATG TGTGTCGTCCgacagtattaaaaataaagtagtcAAGCCAAAACAATCACGCAATAATAAAAGGAAAGAGCTGAAAATaccaattgtaaatataaggaAACCAAAGCCACCAAAATTGTGTGATCTGTGTGGAGAGGTTTTTAAATCCCACGAAAGGTTGACCGTTCACAAGAAGAGAGCCCATAATTGTGAACGCTCACAATGTAAATATTgctcaaaaatgtttaatgccAGTTACGACCTCAAAAGACACATACTGAGGAGACATGAGACAAAGAAGAATTTTGTATGTGCAATTTGTGGCAGAGGGTTCGCTTTTAATGGAGAACTGACTACACACCATAAAAATGTACATGAGAAACATCTGAaacttaaaaagaattttaaatgtaaattttgtagcaagacatataaatgttataagtcGGTCGTTATTCATGAACGATCTGCTCACACAG GCTATAGACCAGCGGTCTGTACGGTATGTGATTCAAGATTTTTCcatgaagaatatttaaagGAACATATGCGTCTTCACACTGGAGAAACACCCTTCAAGTGTCCAATTTGCAAAAGAGGTTACGCTCAAAGAGGCAATATGAAGAGTCACATGAAAACTCACAAAAAATCTGAACTTGATGAAGATACTCTGAGAAAATTAAGGCCCAATTatcttaaactattaaaaacatag
- the LOC116770717 gene encoding V-type proton ATPase subunit D: MSGKDKLAIFPSRGAQMLIKGRLAGAQKGHGLLKKKADALQVRFRMILSKIIETKTLMGEVMKEAAFSLAEAKFTTGDFNQVVLQNVTKAQIKIRSKKDNVAGVTLPIFESYQDGSDTYELAGLARGGQQLSKLKKNFQSAVKLLVELASLQTSFVTLDEVIKITNRRVNAIEHVIIPRLERTLAYIISELDELEREEFYRLKKIQDKKKIIKDKAEARKAQMLAANRDQDMRDSVANLLDEGDEDLLF, encoded by the exons ATGTCTGGGAAGGATAAATTGGCGATTTTCCCTTCTCGGGG AGCccaaatgttaataaaaggCCGCTTGGCTGGAGCCCAGAAAGGGCATGGTCTCTTGAAAAAGAAGGCTGATGCCTTACAAGTTAGATTCCGTATGATCTTAAGCAAAATCATTGAG ACAAAAACTCTGATGGGTGAAGTGATGAAAGAGGCTGCATTTTCCCTAGCAGAAGCTAAGTTTACAACCGGTGACTTTAACCAAGTGGTGCTCCAAAACGTTACTAAAgcacaaattaaaattcgCTCCAAGAAAGACAATGTCGCTg GTGTAACTCTGCCGATATTTGAGTCCTACCAGGATGGTTCCGACACATATGAGTTGGCTGGCCTTGCTCGTGGTGGACAACAGCTCTCCAAGCTGAAGAAGAACTTCCAGAGCGCTGTCAAGTTACTGGTGGAGCTGGCTTCCCTACAGACCTCATTCGTCACCCTGGACGAGGTCATCAAGATAACCAACCGTCGTGTCAATGCTATTGAGcatg TGATTATTCCCCGTCTGGAGCGCACCTTGGCCTACATCATCTCGGAGCTGGACGAGCTGGAGCGTGAGGAGTTCTACCGCCTCAAGAAGATCCAGGACAAGAAGAAGATCATCAAGGACAAAGCTGAAGCG AGAAAAGCTCAAATGTTGGCAGCCAACCGTGACCAGGACATGAGAGACAGTGTTGCCAACCTGTTGGACGAAGGGGATGAAGATTTGCTCTTCTAA